In a single window of the Niabella ginsenosidivorans genome:
- a CDS encoding carboxypeptidase-like regulatory domain-containing protein, with the protein MKRSDIKRPVRNYRVKTCLVVLKLLIFLTLPSITDARAGSFNPEFILSGKITDEDGNPLSGVSIVEKGTSNGTVTREDGRFTITVKDSNAVLVISHLGYTTQEVRAGNNTSLSIVLKQSELDLNDVVVIGYGTQKKATLTGAVTSINTDQIITTKNEAVLNALAGKMPGAIIVQNSAQPGTYDNTFNIRGLGGHR; encoded by the coding sequence ATGAAAAGATCGGATATTAAAAGGCCGGTAAGAAATTATCGGGTTAAGACCTGTCTGGTAGTTCTGAAACTGCTTATATTCCTGACATTGCCTTCTATCACTGATGCCCGGGCAGGCAGCTTTAATCCTGAATTTATTTTGTCCGGCAAAATAACTGATGAAGATGGCAATCCGCTGTCTGGAGTGAGCATTGTTGAAAAAGGAACATCCAATGGAACGGTTACCAGGGAAGATGGCAGGTTTACAATTACGGTAAAGGATAGCAATGCTGTTTTGGTAATTTCCCATTTAGGATATACAACACAGGAAGTCCGGGCCGGAAATAATACCAGCCTGTCAATAGTTCTGAAACAGTCGGAACTGGACCTGAACGATGTTGTTGTGATAGGATATGGCACCCAGAAGAAAGCTACTTTAACAGGGGCTGTTACGTCTATTAACACGGATCAGATCATTACCACTAAAAATGAAGCCGTTCTAAACGCGCTGGCAGGTAAAATGCCTGGTGCGATCATTGTTCAGAACTCTGCCCAACCCGGTACCTATGATAATACCTTTAACATCCGGGGGCTGGGGGGACACCGCTGA